A single window of Halobacterium jilantaiense DNA harbors:
- a CDS encoding acetyl-CoA carboxylase biotin carboxylase subunit, producing MFEKVLVANRGEIAVRVMRACDDLGVDTVAVYSDADKHAGHVRYADEAYNVGPARAADSYLDHEGIIDAAKQADADAIHPGYGFLAENAEFAGKVEDTEGVTWVGPSADSMRQLGEKTSARKTMREADVPIVPGTTDPVESVEEIHEFGEEHGYPIAIKAEGGGGGRGMKIVRSEDEAEDQLESAEREGEAYFDNANVYLERYLENPRHIEVQILADHHGNVRHLGERDCSLQRRHQKVIEEGPSPALTDELREEIGRAARRGADSAGYYNAGTFEFLVEEDPDREPGELLGPETDFYFLEVNTRIQVEHTVTEELTGIDIVKWQLKVASDDELTFEQDDVELDGHAVEYRINAENAANDFAPATGGELETYDPPGGIGVRVDDALRQGDDLVTDYDSMVAKLIVHGGDREECLARSRRALAEYDIEGIPTIVPFHRLMLEDDEFVGGTHTTKYLDEDLDEERVADAQEQWGGDTTSEGSDEDVVERDFTVEVNGKRFEVNLEERGAAQLATGGSSGGERPEPAGGSDDSETVVESDGETVEAEMQGTILDVNVSEGDEVEPGDVLVVLEAMKMENDVVASHGGTVTQVAVNEDDSVDMGDVLVVID from the coding sequence ATGTTCGAGAAGGTGCTCGTCGCGAACCGCGGCGAAATCGCGGTGCGGGTGATGCGGGCCTGTGACGACCTCGGTGTCGACACGGTCGCCGTCTACAGTGACGCGGACAAACACGCGGGCCACGTCCGGTACGCGGACGAGGCGTACAACGTCGGGCCGGCGCGCGCGGCCGACTCCTACCTCGACCACGAGGGCATCATCGACGCCGCGAAGCAGGCCGACGCGGACGCCATCCACCCGGGCTACGGCTTCCTCGCGGAGAACGCCGAGTTCGCCGGCAAGGTCGAGGACACCGAGGGCGTCACGTGGGTCGGCCCGTCCGCGGACTCGATGCGCCAGCTCGGCGAGAAGACCAGCGCTCGGAAGACGATGCGGGAGGCCGACGTGCCCATCGTCCCCGGTACCACGGACCCCGTGGAGTCCGTCGAGGAGATTCACGAGTTCGGCGAGGAGCACGGCTACCCAATCGCCATCAAGGCCGAGGGCGGCGGTGGCGGCCGCGGCATGAAGATCGTGCGGAGCGAGGACGAGGCCGAGGACCAGCTGGAGTCCGCCGAGCGCGAGGGCGAGGCGTACTTCGACAACGCGAACGTCTACCTCGAACGGTATCTGGAGAACCCCCGACACATCGAGGTCCAGATTCTCGCCGACCACCACGGGAACGTCCGGCACCTCGGCGAGCGCGACTGCTCGCTGCAGCGCCGCCACCAGAAGGTCATCGAGGAGGGGCCGAGCCCCGCGCTCACCGACGAACTCCGGGAGGAGATTGGACGCGCAGCCCGTCGCGGCGCGGACTCCGCGGGCTACTACAACGCGGGCACCTTCGAGTTCCTCGTCGAGGAGGACCCCGACCGCGAGCCCGGCGAACTGCTCGGACCGGAGACGGACTTCTACTTCCTCGAAGTGAACACCCGCATCCAGGTCGAGCACACCGTCACGGAGGAGCTGACCGGCATCGACATCGTGAAGTGGCAGCTCAAGGTCGCGTCCGACGACGAGCTCACGTTCGAGCAGGACGACGTGGAGCTGGACGGTCACGCGGTCGAGTACCGCATCAACGCGGAGAACGCCGCCAACGACTTCGCGCCGGCGACGGGCGGTGAACTGGAGACCTACGACCCGCCGGGCGGCATCGGCGTGCGGGTCGACGACGCGCTCCGGCAGGGCGACGACCTCGTCACCGACTACGACTCGATGGTCGCGAAGCTCATCGTCCACGGCGGCGACCGCGAGGAGTGCCTGGCGCGCTCCCGGCGCGCGCTCGCCGAGTACGACATCGAGGGCATCCCGACTATCGTTCCCTTCCACCGGCTGATGCTGGAGGACGACGAGTTCGTCGGCGGCACGCACACGACGAAGTACCTCGACGAGGATCTCGACGAGGAGCGTGTCGCCGACGCGCAGGAGCAGTGGGGCGGCGACACCACCTCCGAGGGCAGCGACGAGGACGTCGTCGAACGCGACTTCACGGTCGAAGTCAACGGCAAGCGCTTCGAGGTCAACCTCGAGGAGCGCGGCGCGGCCCAGCTCGCGACCGGCGGGAGCAGCGGCGGCGAGCGCCCCGAGCCCGCGGGCGGCAGCGACGACAGCGAGACGGTCGTGGAGAGCGACGGCGAGACCGTCGAGGCCGAGATGCAGGGCACCATTCTGGACGTGAACGTCTCCGAGGGCGACGAGGTCGAGCCCGGCGACGTACTCGTCGTCCTTGAGGCGATGAAGATGGAGAACGACGTGGTCGCCTCCCACGGCGGCACCGTTACGCAGGTCGCGGTCAACGAGGACGACAGCGTCGACATGGGCGACGTGCTCGTCGTCATCGACTGA
- a CDS encoding cytochrome P450, with product MSEPADRAPLAPKHNGVPLVGSAVTFARDPYELYQRLGETGDVVRFSMGTYDMATVLHPDGIRQVLVEDDAAYEKPDGPGVDVLSDGLLLTDGDRWQRQRSRLQPLFYRERVATYAETMATYAAAAADEWATSDAVPVEDVASRYTLRVLGKTLLGAETADQHAAVRAGAEAIRERTSENPVAVSVPDWLPTPANLRYRRGIERLDGVVEELLADADDSGKDLLSLLVAASEDDPDGPSEAEVRSQVVTFLFAGHETTATALTWALYELGRNPAVASRLQAEVDAVVDSGRATLGDLPALSYTEQVVREVLRRYPPASAVFRETREPVVVDGSRLPEGTFVTLPQFHVHIDERWWDDPMTFDPSRWDDITDPPGDGRPEYAYFPFGGGPRHCIGMRFARMELRLALATIAARTTVNHDHDGVGVDIGSTTRPEETVRATFETR from the coding sequence GTGAGCGAACCAGCCGACCGCGCGCCACTGGCACCGAAACACAACGGAGTCCCGCTCGTCGGGAGCGCCGTGACGTTCGCCCGGGACCCCTACGAGCTGTACCAACGCCTCGGTGAGACCGGCGACGTCGTTCGGTTCTCGATGGGGACCTACGATATGGCGACTGTCCTCCATCCGGACGGTATCCGACAGGTCCTCGTTGAGGATGACGCCGCCTACGAGAAGCCGGACGGGCCGGGCGTCGACGTCCTCTCGGACGGCCTGCTGTTGACCGACGGCGACCGCTGGCAGCGCCAGCGGAGCCGCCTCCAGCCGCTGTTCTACCGCGAGCGCGTGGCGACCTACGCGGAGACGATGGCGACGTACGCCGCGGCGGCAGCCGACGAGTGGGCGACCAGCGACGCCGTCCCCGTCGAAGATGTCGCGTCCCGGTACACGCTCCGTGTGCTCGGGAAGACGCTGCTCGGCGCTGAGACGGCCGACCAGCACGCAGCGGTCCGGGCCGGGGCGGAGGCAATCCGCGAACGCACGAGCGAGAACCCCGTCGCCGTGTCGGTCCCGGACTGGCTCCCGACGCCCGCGAATCTGCGGTACCGCCGCGGCATCGAACGGTTGGACGGCGTCGTCGAAGAGCTGCTCGCGGACGCCGATGACAGCGGCAAGGACCTCCTCTCGCTTCTGGTCGCTGCCAGCGAGGACGACCCCGACGGCCCCAGCGAGGCCGAGGTCCGGAGCCAGGTGGTGACGTTCCTGTTCGCTGGCCACGAGACGACCGCCACCGCACTGACGTGGGCGCTGTACGAACTCGGTCGGAATCCAGCGGTGGCGAGCCGCCTGCAGGCAGAAGTCGACGCCGTCGTCGACAGCGGGCGCGCGACGCTGGGCGACCTTCCAGCGCTGTCCTACACCGAACAGGTGGTCCGGGAAGTCTTACGGCGGTATCCGCCAGCTTCCGCAGTGTTCCGCGAGACCCGGGAGCCGGTGGTCGTCGACGGTTCCCGGCTCCCCGAGGGAACGTTCGTCACGCTCCCGCAGTTCCACGTTCACATCGACGAGCGCTGGTGGGACGACCCGATGACCTTCGACCCGAGCCGGTGGGACGACATCACCGACCCGCCCGGAGACGGCCGCCCCGAGTACGCCTACTTCCCGTTCGGCGGCGGCCCCCGACACTGCATCGGGATGCGGTTCGCGCGCATGGAGCTACGGCTCGCGCTGGCGACGATAGCGGCTCGGACGACCGTGAACCACGACCACGACGGGGTCGGTGTCGATATTGGCTCCACGACGCGGCCGGAAGAAACTGTCCGGGCGACCTTCGAGACGCGCTAG
- a CDS encoding sodium-dependent transporter gives MAERETWGTRIGFILAAVGSAVGLGNIWQFPFKTSTEGGAAFVFVYLVAALLIGLPAILGEFVVGRRANINAVEAFDRLKHPAWTVVGALGLLTGLWILSYYSVVGGWVTRYIVGSATGAYFAAPAEYFGRVSMGWEAIAFHGGFMAVTAGIVAFGIEDGIEKATKLMVPSIIVMLVGLAVYAFTLDGAGAAYEFYLSPDFGFIADNLGTIVPYAVSQAFFSLSLGMGAMITYASYLGDDDSLFADGSLIVVLNTAVGLLAGLVVIPLLFVQFGTVPDAAAGGGAGALFVSVAQAFADLGMAGRALGVVFFGVVLVAALSSAISLLEVVTSYVVDNYGYSRPATAFGFGGALFALGTLSAWNTAWLGWFDSLAYGVLLPLSVLLGVIFVGWVYGPEAVDEIQKGTSNGGSFATAWLWSVRTYVLAGVFVTLYLGVTDIYSAPPIPFL, from the coding sequence ATGGCAGAACGAGAAACGTGGGGGACCAGAATCGGGTTCATTCTGGCCGCCGTCGGCAGCGCAGTGGGACTAGGGAACATCTGGCAGTTCCCGTTCAAGACCTCGACCGAAGGCGGCGCGGCCTTCGTGTTCGTCTACCTCGTCGCCGCGCTCCTCATCGGCCTCCCCGCCATCCTCGGGGAGTTCGTCGTCGGGCGGCGCGCGAACATCAACGCGGTCGAAGCGTTCGACCGCCTCAAACACCCGGCGTGGACGGTCGTCGGCGCACTCGGGCTGCTGACTGGGCTGTGGATTCTCTCGTACTACAGCGTCGTCGGCGGCTGGGTCACGCGCTACATCGTCGGCAGCGCCACCGGCGCGTACTTCGCCGCGCCCGCCGAGTACTTCGGCCGCGTGTCGATGGGCTGGGAGGCAATCGCCTTCCACGGCGGCTTCATGGCCGTCACTGCCGGCATCGTCGCGTTCGGCATCGAGGACGGCATCGAGAAGGCGACCAAACTGATGGTGCCGTCCATCATCGTGATGCTCGTCGGCCTCGCCGTGTACGCGTTCACGCTCGACGGCGCGGGGGCCGCCTACGAGTTCTACCTCTCCCCCGACTTCGGATTCATCGCGGACAACCTCGGGACCATCGTTCCGTACGCCGTCAGTCAGGCGTTCTTCTCGCTGTCGCTGGGGATGGGCGCAATGATAACGTACGCCTCCTACCTCGGTGACGACGACAGCCTGTTCGCCGACGGCAGCCTCATCGTCGTGCTGAACACGGCGGTCGGCCTGCTCGCCGGCCTCGTCGTCATCCCGCTGCTGTTCGTGCAGTTCGGCACCGTGCCGGACGCCGCTGCGGGCGGTGGTGCCGGCGCGCTGTTCGTCTCCGTCGCGCAGGCGTTCGCCGACCTCGGGATGGCCGGCCGCGCGCTCGGCGTCGTGTTCTTCGGCGTCGTGCTCGTCGCCGCGCTCTCCTCGGCAATCAGCCTCCTCGAAGTCGTCACGTCCTACGTCGTCGACAACTACGGCTACAGCCGGCCGGCGACCGCCTTCGGCTTCGGCGGCGCGCTGTTCGCGCTCGGTACGCTGTCCGCGTGGAACACCGCGTGGCTCGGCTGGTTCGACTCGCTGGCCTACGGCGTCCTGCTGCCGCTTTCCGTGCTGCTCGGCGTCATCTTCGTCGGCTGGGTGTACGGCCCGGAGGCCGTCGACGAGATTCAGAAGGGCACCAGCAACGGCGGGTCGTTCGCCACGGCGTGGCTGTGGTCCGTCCGGACGTACGTGCTCGCGGGCGTCTTCGTGACGCTGTACCTCGGGGTCACCGACATCTACTCGGCACCCCCGATTCCCTTCCTCTAG
- a CDS encoding sodium-dependent transporter, with the protein MTRESWQTRLGFILAAVGSAVGLGNLWRFPWMTSENGGAAFLLVYLGVVLLVGVPGLLAEFVIGRRSGRNPVGALSSLSDSKAWSAFGHVFVVTAIVLLSFYSVVGGWILRYVGASVTGAYFANPGGYFDAVNYGLEAAGFHLLFLGITALIVLRGVKRGIESATKVMMPAIVVLLVALAVWGVTLDGAGEGLTFLLSPDFAALEANFFDILPVAAGQALFTLSLGAGTMLTYASYLGEDRSLAADGTAIAVLNTFVGVLAGVVVFPIMFALVGEVGDGGPGALFVGLASAFASLPYGQLVGTVFFGVVALAALSSSISMLEIPVSFLVDEYGVSRPTATAGLVGVFAVTGSVCALDPGVFDLVASTIVDLLLTGGLVGFLLFAGWVLGRDAVAEYELGAGAFASRFGTPWLYAAGVFIPVFLIFTFVSGLAGALGVSVASTELLGVTFSQTRVFVVVSVLVALASFLGLRRADSVI; encoded by the coding sequence ATGACACGAGAGTCCTGGCAGACGCGACTCGGCTTCATCCTCGCCGCCGTGGGGTCGGCGGTGGGGCTGGGGAACCTCTGGCGGTTCCCCTGGATGACCAGCGAGAACGGCGGTGCGGCCTTCCTCCTCGTTTACCTCGGCGTCGTCCTCCTGGTCGGCGTCCCCGGCCTCCTCGCGGAGTTCGTCATCGGCCGGCGCTCCGGCCGCAACCCGGTCGGCGCGCTCTCCTCGCTCTCCGACTCGAAGGCGTGGTCGGCGTTCGGTCACGTGTTCGTCGTCACTGCCATCGTCCTGCTGTCGTTCTACAGCGTGGTCGGCGGGTGGATTCTCCGGTACGTCGGCGCGAGCGTCACGGGCGCGTACTTCGCGAACCCCGGCGGCTACTTCGACGCCGTGAACTACGGGCTCGAAGCCGCGGGCTTCCACCTCCTCTTCCTCGGTATCACGGCGCTCATCGTGTTACGGGGCGTCAAACGCGGCATCGAGAGCGCGACCAAGGTGATGATGCCCGCCATCGTCGTCCTGCTGGTCGCGCTCGCCGTCTGGGGCGTCACGCTCGACGGCGCGGGCGAGGGGCTCACGTTCCTGCTGTCCCCGGACTTCGCCGCGCTCGAAGCGAACTTCTTCGACATCCTCCCGGTCGCCGCCGGCCAGGCGCTGTTCACGCTCTCGCTGGGCGCTGGCACGATGCTCACGTACGCCTCCTACCTCGGCGAGGACCGGTCGCTCGCCGCCGACGGCACCGCCATCGCCGTGCTGAACACGTTCGTCGGTGTGCTCGCCGGCGTCGTCGTCTTCCCCATCATGTTCGCGCTCGTCGGCGAAGTCGGCGACGGCGGCCCCGGCGCGCTGTTCGTCGGTCTCGCGAGCGCGTTCGCGTCGCTGCCCTACGGCCAGCTCGTCGGCACCGTGTTCTTCGGCGTCGTCGCGCTCGCCGCGCTCTCTTCCTCCATCTCGATGCTGGAGATTCCGGTCTCCTTCCTCGTCGACGAGTACGGCGTCTCCCGACCGACCGCGACCGCCGGGCTGGTCGGCGTCTTCGCGGTCACTGGCTCCGTCTGCGCGCTCGACCCCGGGGTCTTCGACCTCGTCGCGAGCACCATCGTCGACCTCCTGTTGACCGGCGGCCTCGTCGGCTTCCTGCTGTTCGCGGGCTGGGTGCTCGGCCGGGACGCCGTCGCGGAGTACGAACTCGGCGCGGGGGCGTTCGCCAGCCGATTCGGGACGCCGTGGCTGTACGCCGCCGGCGTCTTCATTCCGGTCTTCCTCATCTTCACGTTCGTCTCCGGGCTCGCCGGCGCGCTCGGCGTCTCGGTCGCGTCGACGGAGCTGCTCGGTGTCACGTTCAGCCAGACACGCGTGTTCGTCGTTGTCAGCGTCCTCGTCGCGCTCGCCTCGTTCCTCGGTCTGCGGCGCGCAGACTCGGTCATCTGA
- a CDS encoding GNAT family N-acetyltransferase, whose product MPGPVFLDGDTVSLRPATDADVSFLRENEQDPQIRASRSVQTPVSEEQARRRIGGTMGRSDDTLGLLVCRDTTPVGFVYLLREQPNADVYRAAELAYWVTPGEWGNGYATAASELAVEYAFAELGLHRVDASAFESNTASKRVLEKLGFTREGTARRAAYVDGEWIDVAEFGLLESEWATGRHEQS is encoded by the coding sequence ATGCCCGGCCCAGTGTTCCTCGACGGCGATACCGTATCACTCCGTCCAGCGACGGACGCAGACGTCTCGTTTCTCCGGGAGAACGAGCAAGACCCACAGATTCGAGCGTCGCGGAGCGTTCAGACGCCGGTGAGCGAGGAGCAGGCACGGAGACGAATCGGTGGCACGATGGGGCGGAGCGACGACACGCTCGGGCTGCTCGTCTGCCGGGACACGACTCCCGTGGGCTTCGTCTACCTGCTCCGTGAGCAACCGAACGCCGACGTGTATCGGGCCGCCGAACTCGCGTACTGGGTGACTCCCGGAGAGTGGGGGAACGGGTATGCGACTGCGGCCAGCGAACTCGCTGTCGAATACGCGTTCGCCGAACTCGGTCTGCACCGGGTCGACGCCTCGGCGTTCGAGTCGAATACGGCGTCGAAGCGAGTACTGGAGAAACTCGGGTTCACCCGGGAGGGGACGGCTCGGCGTGCCGCCTACGTCGACGGCGAGTGGATTGACGTCGCCGAGTTCGGGCTCCTCGAATCCGAGTGGGCGACCGGCCGCCACGAGCAGTCTTGA
- a CDS encoding helix-turn-helix domain-containing protein yields MRHLRVRLAFPPRTRHPMHQFLVDHPALHREELWSWNFEGAAPAVLFRVEGAREPYRKRIADVDSIAGFDLTTGGDGWFYAFVRGTPTAEEWEWLLAFAYASLLVVPPVVYTDEGDAVFEVVGEPDHLRGLLSELPARVDTTVERVGEYDRRRGPAVPLTDRQREVVAAAVDLGYYDVPRAATLADVAAEVGVASSTVSDHLRKAESVVMSELRGPTG; encoded by the coding sequence ATGCGGCACCTGCGCGTCCGTCTGGCGTTCCCGCCGCGCACCCGTCACCCGATGCACCAGTTCCTCGTCGACCACCCGGCGCTCCACCGCGAGGAGCTGTGGTCGTGGAACTTCGAAGGCGCAGCCCCAGCGGTGCTGTTCCGCGTCGAGGGGGCCCGAGAGCCCTACCGGAAGCGCATCGCCGACGTCGACAGCATCGCGGGCTTCGACCTGACTACCGGCGGGGACGGCTGGTTCTACGCGTTCGTCCGCGGGACGCCCACCGCCGAGGAGTGGGAGTGGCTGCTGGCGTTCGCGTACGCGTCGCTGCTCGTCGTGCCGCCCGTCGTCTACACTGACGAGGGGGACGCGGTGTTCGAGGTGGTCGGCGAGCCGGACCATCTGCGGGGGCTCCTCTCGGAACTCCCGGCACGTGTCGACACGACCGTCGAGCGGGTCGGGGAGTACGACCGCCGTCGGGGGCCGGCGGTACCGCTGACCGACCGTCAGCGGGAGGTCGTGGCTGCGGCGGTCGACCTCGGGTACTACGACGTGCCGCGGGCGGCGACACTAGCGGACGTGGCGGCCGAGGTCGGGGTGGCGTCGTCGACGGTCTCCGACCACCTTCGGAAGGCGGAGTCCGTGGTGATGTCAGAACTCCGCGGCCCCACCGGGTGA
- a CDS encoding CHAT domain-containing protein: protein MKPQFESLTKPPGVRVSDPIENAQFEVYTDNPVNPTPADGDRFALPVDNAVRFTVTKLEFPQLLNVDVWTQDGTLADQSVNQEVDSYPARQYSLDMDLGPMKLAVSTGSAFTVRREGNTTYISFHNPTPIRLGARSLHESPAATITVSDDPVDGMRAVSLFGSALKTTSPERSFPTLRGHPPLVELGDSFDAPDALSRPETGIAIELPRNWGDVYRTSSLAFYLGADVRPGDERTLVVDGDRHSLDTPQGFERGVNALLKHVFFLDCVVRTEGLYPVDLHERSVVEDELDFDLSNIYDASLSTRLAAYLDVPTEVTKPHWPRWKQTVDVAAEPKRVESLPFVVNDLAEIRIPRTDEETPDVREEPEAVTSFLRAREGLARSPLGEEHEDDSASGYSNVIKPDATNTIEHTWLANGFPLGASKAAAEYYKRRFDHSPSERESIRIDIVCNDQSMTEEDIVEEFYGARDFFEFDISVHYDLERAELRELLTADIDFLHYIGHVEEGGFQCSDGLFDARTLDETEVRAFLLNACRSYVQGRALVDAGSIGGIVTLTDISNDPAVRIGRALARLLNKGFSLLAGLSVARNVTLFGNQYITVGDGTVQLVQSSAGTPTMSEVERVGDEYRVTVHGYPTSRTSIGSLITVHVKNLTTQYLNSGEIDEYLLDESDLRTFFQRGVFPVMFEGSLTWSDYLLENRLN from the coding sequence GTGAAACCGCAGTTCGAGTCGCTAACTAAGCCACCGGGCGTCCGCGTCAGCGACCCGATCGAGAACGCGCAGTTCGAGGTCTACACGGACAACCCCGTGAATCCAACTCCAGCAGACGGCGACCGGTTCGCGCTCCCGGTGGACAACGCAGTCCGGTTCACCGTCACGAAACTGGAGTTCCCGCAACTGTTGAACGTCGACGTCTGGACACAGGACGGTACGCTCGCCGACCAGTCCGTAAACCAGGAAGTGGATTCCTACCCTGCGCGGCAGTACTCCCTCGACATGGACCTCGGGCCGATGAAACTGGCAGTTTCGACCGGTTCGGCGTTCACTGTGCGACGCGAAGGCAACACGACGTACATCTCTTTCCACAATCCAACGCCGATCCGGCTCGGAGCCCGATCACTCCACGAGTCGCCCGCCGCGACCATCACTGTCAGCGACGATCCGGTCGACGGGATGCGCGCAGTCTCCCTGTTTGGCTCTGCACTGAAGACCACTAGCCCCGAACGTTCATTTCCGACGCTACGGGGTCACCCGCCACTCGTCGAGTTGGGGGACAGCTTCGACGCACCCGATGCCCTCTCACGTCCGGAGACGGGCATTGCGATCGAACTCCCCCGAAACTGGGGAGATGTCTACCGGACGAGCTCGCTAGCGTTCTACCTCGGCGCAGACGTCCGTCCGGGCGACGAGCGTACGCTCGTCGTCGATGGTGACCGTCACTCGCTGGACACTCCACAGGGGTTCGAGCGGGGGGTAAACGCGCTCCTCAAACACGTGTTCTTCCTCGACTGCGTCGTCCGAACAGAGGGACTCTACCCAGTAGACCTCCACGAGCGGTCTGTCGTCGAAGACGAGCTCGACTTCGACCTATCGAACATCTACGATGCGTCGCTGTCGACGCGTCTCGCAGCGTACCTCGATGTCCCGACCGAGGTGACGAAGCCACACTGGCCACGCTGGAAGCAGACTGTCGACGTTGCAGCCGAACCCAAACGGGTCGAGTCACTGCCGTTCGTGGTGAACGACCTGGCGGAGATCCGAATTCCCAGAACCGACGAGGAGACACCCGATGTCCGGGAGGAGCCGGAGGCCGTTACGTCGTTCCTTCGCGCTCGCGAAGGCCTCGCTCGGAGTCCCTTGGGGGAAGAACACGAAGACGACAGCGCGTCCGGGTACTCGAACGTGATCAAACCAGACGCGACGAACACGATCGAGCACACGTGGCTCGCGAACGGTTTCCCACTGGGAGCCAGCAAGGCGGCCGCCGAGTACTACAAGCGGCGGTTCGACCACTCGCCCTCCGAGCGGGAGTCCATCCGAATCGACATCGTCTGTAACGACCAGTCGATGACTGAGGAGGACATCGTCGAGGAGTTCTACGGTGCGCGGGACTTCTTCGAGTTCGACATCAGCGTCCACTACGACCTCGAACGAGCCGAACTCCGGGAGTTACTGACCGCTGATATCGACTTCCTTCACTACATCGGGCACGTCGAGGAGGGTGGGTTTCAGTGCAGTGACGGGCTCTTCGACGCGCGGACGCTCGACGAGACAGAGGTCCGGGCATTCCTGTTGAACGCTTGCCGGTCGTACGTACAGGGGCGTGCACTCGTCGATGCGGGGAGCATCGGCGGAATAGTCACGCTTACGGACATCAGCAACGACCCGGCCGTGCGCATCGGCCGAGCGCTCGCACGACTCCTGAACAAGGGGTTCTCGTTGCTCGCTGGGCTGTCTGTCGCGAGAAACGTGACGCTGTTCGGGAACCAGTATATTACGGTCGGTGACGGAACGGTCCAGTTAGTCCAGTCGTCGGCCGGGACACCGACAATGTCCGAGGTTGAGCGGGTTGGGGACGAGTATCGCGTTACGGTTCACGGATACCCGACCTCCCGAACTTCGATTGGGTCGCTCATCACAGTTCACGTAAAAAACCTCACAACCCAGTATCTAAACTCGGGTGAAATTGACGAATATCTCCTTGATGAGAGCGATCTACGGACGTTTTTCCAGCGTGGAGTCTTTCCAGTAATGTTCGAGGGGTCACTGACTTGGAGCGATTACTTACTGGAGAACAGGCTGAATTAA
- a CDS encoding acyl-CoA carboxylase subunit beta: MEERIEELREKTERALLGGGEDRIESQHEKGKMTARERIDYFLDDGTFNELDQLRTHRSTNFDMDETQLPGDGVVTGYGEVNGRTTFVFAHDFTVFGGSLGEVFAEKVTKVMDRAMEVGAPVVGLNDSAGARIQEGVDALGGYAEIFTRNEKASGVVPQISAIMGPCAGGAVYSPAITDFVFMVKDTSHMFITGPDVIETVTGEEVGFEELGGATTHSSESGVAHFACDSEEEALDNIKRLLSYLPQNNVEDPPRVEPYDDPERRDEALESIVPDQPRKPYDMTDVIDSVADEGSFFEVQANYAKNIVVGFARLDGRSVGIVANQPRVNAGTLDIAASEKASRFVRFCDSFNVPILTFVDVPGFLPGTDQEHNGIIRHGAKLLYAFSEASVPLMTVITRKAYGGAYDVMASKHIGADVNYAWPTAEIAVMGPKGAVNVLYDDELEEAEDTEARRQELIDEYREEFANPYTAADRGYLDAVIEPTETRPRLVDDLDMLSSKREDTPDKKHGNIPL; the protein is encoded by the coding sequence ATGGAAGAGCGCATCGAGGAACTGCGCGAGAAGACCGAGCGCGCACTCCTCGGCGGGGGCGAAGACCGAATCGAGTCCCAGCACGAGAAGGGGAAGATGACGGCCCGCGAGCGCATCGACTACTTCCTCGACGACGGGACCTTCAACGAACTGGACCAGCTCCGCACGCACCGGTCCACGAACTTCGACATGGACGAGACACAGCTCCCGGGTGACGGCGTCGTCACGGGCTACGGCGAGGTCAACGGCCGCACGACGTTCGTGTTCGCCCACGACTTCACCGTCTTCGGCGGGAGCCTCGGCGAGGTGTTCGCCGAGAAAGTGACGAAGGTGATGGACCGCGCGATGGAGGTCGGCGCGCCCGTCGTCGGCCTGAACGACTCCGCGGGGGCCCGCATTCAGGAGGGCGTCGACGCCCTCGGCGGGTACGCCGAAATCTTCACGCGCAACGAGAAAGCCTCGGGCGTCGTCCCACAGATTTCCGCCATCATGGGGCCGTGCGCGGGCGGCGCGGTGTACTCGCCGGCCATCACGGACTTCGTCTTCATGGTGAAAGACACCAGTCACATGTTCATCACCGGTCCCGACGTCATCGAGACGGTGACCGGCGAGGAGGTCGGCTTCGAGGAGCTCGGCGGCGCGACGACGCACTCCTCGGAGTCCGGGGTCGCGCACTTCGCTTGCGACAGCGAGGAGGAGGCACTGGACAACATCAAACGCCTGCTTTCGTACCTCCCGCAGAACAACGTCGAAGACCCGCCGCGGGTGGAGCCCTACGACGACCCGGAGCGCCGCGACGAGGCCCTCGAATCCATCGTCCCGGACCAGCCCCGGAAGCCCTACGACATGACCGACGTCATCGACAGCGTCGCGGACGAGGGCTCGTTCTTCGAGGTGCAGGCGAACTACGCGAAGAACATCGTCGTCGGGTTCGCGCGACTCGACGGCCGCTCCGTCGGTATCGTCGCGAACCAGCCCCGCGTGAACGCCGGCACGCTCGACATCGCGGCCTCCGAGAAGGCCAGCCGGTTCGTGCGCTTCTGTGACTCCTTCAACGTCCCCATCCTGACGTTCGTGGACGTGCCCGGGTTCCTGCCCGGCACCGACCAGGAACACAACGGCATCATCCGGCACGGCGCGAAACTCCTGTACGCGTTCAGCGAGGCGAGCGTGCCGCTGATGACGGTTATCACGCGGAAGGCGTACGGCGGTGCCTACGACGTGATGGCGAGCAAGCACATCGGCGCGGACGTCAACTACGCGTGGCCGACCGCCGAAATCGCGGTGATGGGGCCGAAGGGCGCGGTGAACGTCCTCTACGACGACGAACTCGAGGAGGCTGAGGACACCGAGGCGCGCCGGCAGGAGCTCATCGACGAGTACCGCGAGGAGTTCGCGAACCCCTACACGGCCGCGGACCGCGGCTACCTCGACGCGGTCATCGAGCCGACCGAGACCCGACCGCGGCTCGTCGACGACCTCGACATGCTGTCGAGCAAGCGCGAGGACACCCCGGACAAGAAACACGGCAACATCCCGCTGTAA